TATCTTATTGGCTGTTCATTTGGATTGACATAGTTGACCTTTTCCGGTTTCTTCAATGGTGGGAATCGATCAACCGGGGTTGATGCGCCACTATTTCTACTTGAGCCACCGGCTTCACCTAACCATCCATTTGAAGTAAATGCATTGGCAGCATTTGATCCACCCAATACTGGGAACTGTTCTGTTGGATTagtttcattttcttcaactatAATCGACAACAAGTCTTTATATAAGTCACTGGTTTTAGGgaaaaattcaagaaattccTTAAATAggaaattcaattcttccaatGATTGGTGAATAAATAAATCCTTTTGATAAATAGCCAATAACTTACTAGcattgattttcttttttgaaaacaaatcattcaCTCTTGTGAATTCCTTATACTTGTCATTATTATAATTCAAGTAATGTTTAGCCCTCTCCTCAAAACGCCTCTTTTTAATTTCAGGCGATTGTTGATCTTCATCCTGATCTTCATTTGACGAAAGCCAACgggaattgttgaaagtaGATAGTTGACTAAAATGACCACTATGCTGGTGATATGAATTGGATCCAATAACTACTCGTTGTCCATTATTTAACCCACCATGCTCCTTCAACATATGAGCCGTTAAGTCTAAGTCATCCCTAAACACAACAAATCGTTTTTCAACGCATGAGGGAACTGTACATACATAATGTGCTCTTGTGAAATGTTGATATAGTGCATCATAATTGCGATAATAATCAGCAGTCTTGGGAGTAGTTTGATCACAAATGTGACAACGTTCATGACGATCACGAATATGTACATGTAATTCATCTTCTGAGTAAAACCGTTTCCCTTGACAATGTTTACATTCAGGATGGCCCTTGAATCCAGTTGTATCTCCTTGTGATTGATGCTTTTGTAATTGCTTGTATGTGAAAAGTGGGAGTTCAACTTTGAATGCCTTTTTATGTCTAGAACAGATCAAACAATAGTATTTCCCGTGGGCTTCCTTAGCATGGTCGCCTAATTCTTTAAAATTGGGGAATATCTCATGACATATTTGACattcattttccaacaacCGAAGAGTATCTTGCTCAACATACTCCTGGGTGAATCCAACGTGgtatttttcatcaaacgCTACTATATCGGTCACCTTTATATCGTCATATCCCTTATCTAACTGCTCCGTAATTATGATCTTATCATTCTCACTTCGACATATAAGACAATTATTCTTCTCGTATAAAGCACGTTGACGGAATGTACATTTGTGACAAGTTGTATGATTACATGGTGTCAACGCTGCATAAATGATATGCTCTGCGCAAATCAAGCATTGCTGTGATTCAGGAATGTCGTTTGCCTCCTGTGATTGACAACTTGATGAATCCGAGGTGTCTCTCTTCTTGTACCCTGAGCGTGGCCCGCTATTTCCCAGTTTCCCACCCCTACTAACTCTTGATCTATTCAGTAATAATTTAGTATCCGTGGAACTTGAAGTATTGTTGTCGTTGTTACTCATTGGATAATTTACAATTAGACTTGTAAGGTGTGAAGTAGTTCACCACgttttctttgatttccTTCTATCGCGATcgatgaaattttttttttttcgctTCCATCCATCCATCCATccattcatcattgaagCTTTCCCCACGCGCTACACAGACTTACACCAAGACGAAGGTGTACAATTACCACCCACAATGGCCCCATCACTCAACCTTAGTGCAACCTTGAACGTTTCCAGATTACTATACAACCCTGGTTTGTGTCTTCCTCACAttactttcaaatcatttgacCAATTGACTTTGCCATTTCAAATACCTGGTCATTCAAATGTAAAGATAAAGGGAGTTGTGTTGGACAAAGATAATTGCTTTGCGAAGGACCATGACGACAAAGTGTGGCCAGCGTATGACGTATGTTTATCAAAGCACGTGCGCATCGAATAATGTACTAACTATTCCCTAGTCAACATGGCTGAAACTCAAATCACTTTATCCACGAGAGCATATTCTCATAGTAAGTAATTCTGCTGGAACCGATGATGATAAACACCATGCCCAAGCACAAACTTTAGAGGAAAACACTGGTGTAAGCGTACTTCGTCACTCAGTCAAGAAACCAGGTTGTTTAGacgaaatcaaacaatacTTTGCcaaacaaaacatcaaaCCTAGTGAAATAGTTATTGTTGGAGATCGTTTGTTCACTGATATGGTAATGGCGAATATGATGGGAAGTTGGGGTTGTTGGATAAGCGAAGGCGTACAATTGAGTAACAAGATTTTTCCTAAATTGGAGAGGGATTTGTATCTGAGACTAGTGTCGAGTAGAAAGGACAACCCATGGACTCCACCAACTCCTCAGACTACAAACGAAACTCAACCAGGCATATGAGATGTCCTTAATAATTGACGGTTCTACTATTGCttcattttgcaaccattttgggatttgtttttttttttctgtttcaAGAGTTCTTCTTCCAACTGCTTTTTTGATATGCTTCAATCAAAACTAGGAAACTATATTACCGTGTTCATAGATTAAAAGTTTCTTATTGTTGATCTGATAAATCCACTTCTTTTATCGAGAGAAAGGTTCTAACAATTAACCGATTTCTGATATATCACCAATACTGAATTCCAAGCCCTTTGTATTAACCCTTCCGACTAAATAGTTCTACTATCTTGTACATCCTGATAAATGTGCGGAATCCACTCCTTTTCAAATGGTTCATAACGTTTTATTCGATCCGCCTTTACCACATGGTCAAAGAATCAATGTGGGCAACGATATGGTGATTAATGACATTTCCAGTATTTACAACTTATCAATCTTTAAGAACTTGTTTCGGGTTTATTTCACCTTTCTTTTGGTCCAATATATTTTAATCTATGCTTGTGTACCGTtggaagagattgaaaatagaCCGGCAATGTGCATCATATCGAACATTTACATCTTGATTATGGTAAGTAACAACCCTGGAGGTTACGATGAAATATACTAACTTTCTAGTTTACAATCAATGCCTCAATATTACCATTGTGTTCAAGTACAATACCCACTTTAGTTTCGTTGAGATGTTTGTTCTGCTCGTTTATATTGGAATTGGGAGGCACAGTGTTGAATATCATTGCTGTTGTTCAGAGCTTAAGGGCCGGAAAGATgtaccaaattgaaaaggagCGTGGTAAAGCTACACCGACAAAGACAAGTGTTGAAGTGTACATCAATGTGTTTATCATACTTGCAATGAGCTTTTCCATTTTGGCAACAGCGACTGTGTTTTCATTAGTTGTTGTGTGTGAACGATCTTTGGAGTACATCACTAACAAAGTTGATCGAAGGCATCTTAAAActcaaaagcaaaagctTGGCGTGATAAGCACcgattcaattgaaaagtttaatcaacagcaaaagTCCTACTTTTAATGATAAACACATAATTATAATACATTTTCTAATatacaatttctttttacaCTAATATAGGTGCTCCTAAAAGTATGCCATCCATAAGGTATCGGCAGCAGCCAAGTTACGAGGATTGACAGCTTgtgaaatcaattccaacacATTTTGCGTAGCAACACCGCCACCGGGAGATACATGACCCATTGTCATTACCCTCTTGATGATACTATCGACATTCAATTTGACTACGTCACGTAGTTGTTTATCTTGACCAGCAACAGTACCGTTTTTATCTCCACCACCTTGTGCCAACCAAGCTATTGCCTCATCTCTAATATAGAGTGTCAAATATTGTTCCAAATCAGATTCAGGTTCCAATAACGCCCTAGCAATGCACAATACATAAACTGCCAAAATTCCCTCCAAACCACTTTCACcaatcaacttttgaatgTTTGGCGTCAATCTAAAAGGAACTTGTTCTGCATTCACAAACATCGGTGTTGGTTTAGGTTGAGGGTTGTTGCTATCGTGTCTATTTGGCATCTTGCAAGGTAACATATCTGATGTCCAAACATTTCCTGAACCTTTATTGACATGGATCTTTTGTGGTTGTCTTGCATTGACACACATCATATACGTTGTGAATATGAATGAAGCGTATTGTGAAGTGAATTGTTTACGGAACAACCAGAAGTCATCAAAtctttgataaagttgcaaaaagtaatctttcaaaacagTAGATGGTACAAGCAATGTTTGAATAGCACTTAATATCTCAACACGGATACTTGCCAAATCCGGCTTGGGCAATCTATGATCAAATGCTGCTCTTAGTTTCTCCACGGTGTATATAAACGGCTCGTCACGACTCTTTCCGTTCTTCTTACAGTAATCCTCATAAATCTTTTGCAAGGTGATATCGTTGACATCGTCATTAACAATTCTAATGTGTGGTGAAAGGGGAACAGCAATTGGTAATGTAAACTGAATATCTCTTCTTCTAGTTTCAACTTTCCTCGAGATACTATCGTTGAAGATTctaaacaattgaaatactGATTCTTCACGACGACAATGACGTGCAGCTGGAAATTGGACAGCAAATGTATGCAAGCTACCATCATGACCTCTAATTCTCAATCTCTTATAACAAGCACTAGTACCACGGGCTAAATCAACGGTTGGTAAGAACCTCTCGATCTTGACAAAGTGACTATTATTATCcttattcaacaagtatTGTCCTGGAATTTCAATCTCCTCaaacttttgatgatggaaCTCACTCAAGTGAGGACacaaattttccaaatttacTTTGGTAAATCTTCTGTCCAATTTATCTTCTAATCTGTCTCTCCATTTCCTTAATTTGGTGATATACGTTTCCAAATTGGGTTTCGAATGCACCAAatccttttcaaattcagcaCGAATCTGCTTAGGCAATACCGTTTCGGCAAATCTTGTAATATTAGCTTCTGTAATTGGTGGTAACTTGGCATCGTCCTTGGGGTTGCCCAATctattcaaatattgaacACCATCATTAAGCAAGGCCACACCAAGCCTATAAGCATCTTCATCTGCCGTGCACTTGAACCTTTGATTAATTTGATCAACCAATGATTCCAAAGACAAAGCTAACAATGGATATGCCGTTTTCAAGATAGCCATAATCTCCTCTACATGTTCCAAAGGTTGACGAACTGATAGGGGTACTGAAATTGGGACAGGATTTTGTGATTGAGATTGTGGACGAGATGGTGGCTGACCGGACTGCGAGTTTGGTTGTGATGGCGATTGAGATGGAGCTGGTTCAGCTTGTGGCGAATATTGCCCTCCATTCTGCGACTCAGGCTTGTTGTTTGCACTACCATTTTCTTTATCACCTTCACTTGGACTCTGACTTGATGCTGACGTAGCAGCTGCGGCCGCTGCTTTTTGACGCGCAATTTCAATGGCTTGACGTTGTTGGGCAGCAAGATCTTCCCTTGTCGTACGCAATTGGAAATGTAAAGCCTGCGGATAGCTTTTAGCTATTCTCACCAACACTtgttttgccaattttgcTTCTCTGTGTGATAAAGATGTGAGCAATTGCGGGATGAATGTGATCCAATACCAAACTGGAACTTCACCtctgaaattttcaaatgcttGTGCCAAAGTTCCTGATGCATCATCCAAACTAATCAACCATAAAATACGCGCCAAAAGTTTTCTTGTCTTTCCGTTTTTGTACAAACCAGCCGCTTGTAAGTAACAACTGATAGCGTTGTTCGCATACACCATATCACTAGGGTTCTCCTTAAAGCGGCGGTCATTAAACGTTCCCCATTCTGCCCAAGCTTTTGGTAAGTTAAGATCAATCTGTACCGATGTCGCAAACGCCTTATTAGCCTCGTccttttgattcaatttattcaaaaacatcCCCTTAAGGGTAAAGAATTCAGCCTTTTGCTGAGTGGCAAAATAAACCAAGTTGGTGTTACTAATAACATCAAGACCCGTATTTAATTCGTTAGGATTCTGGTAGTGACATTTGACTTgttccttcaatttcaagaacgcttcttgaatttcaatGTTTGGCAATTGATAGATTCTAGTCAACTCTTTTATACAAACGTCAGGCATGTTGTGTTTCCTTGCAACATGAGCAAACCTGTTGATGACCCAAGCAATTTCATGGAAACCACGATAAGCATATGAATTAGCGTTGCTTCCTGAATTAGATTGCTGCAACACTGGAATAAATGGCATATATACCTTATTGATGACTTGGAAGGCATGTTGACGCCAAGTAACCAAGTCGTTCCAAATATTAATATCATCCCAAATATTCGGCAATCTTTCACGCCACACTTGCAACactcttttcaattcttgagACTTTACATCCAAGTTTTGTGCATTAGTAGTCACCAAACTCGAATAAACTTGACTGGCTTCCATAAACTCAACATATTGTTGGAATGTGTGTAACAATGGAATATGAGCATTGGTAAACCTTCTAGGCAAACCGTACCATTTTCTCAACGCAAGTTGAATACCTTCGTCACACAATTTGGATAAGTCTTGCAAAGTTTCCTTCTCTTGGCCGAAACCTTGTAAACACAAGAATGTTTGAAAGACCTGTCGTCTAGGTGTTGGAACATCCATAACATTCTTGACTGTTTGGTCCAAAGTTTCTCTATCATTATACCAATCGGCAACTCTCCATCCACATTCCAATAATAGGTCTGAAAACCCCTCGTGTCTTGCCAAGTCAGTGAGAATATCCCACTGCTGAAGTTTTTCAGAACACAAAATCCAATGATCCTCCCACAAGGCATACTCAGCTTCGCCATATGGCAATGATCCACTTCGTGCCTTAATTTGTGCTGATTCGTATAACTGTTGGGCCTTGTCCCAAAGACCAATCTGCTCATATGATAATGCACTTATTGTTTCGTTATATTTAgctcttcttctccaaaGACCATAAAACATATCATCCTCTTTCAAGGTTGCATACAACTTTAATAATGCATCTTGTACAACCTCTCTCACATCAGAATTAGCATGAACAGCCTCTTCATTAATATTCTCCAATAGTTGAAGCCCTTGTGACCAAGCGTCGAAATTGGCAGCAAGACACTCAATAGCAAACGGTGGAAGTTGAAGTGTGTAACAACGAGCGACTCCCTCCAACAAACACTGAATCACATTTGGGCGTAAATCAGTTTGACGGGTGTGATAATCCTTTGACAATAGGATCACCAAATATCTGGTAAAGTCCAAATGTTCTGATCTTGGTATAGATTGGAAAACGATCGGAAATATGGCTGACCATGTTCGGTGGATTGTTTCACTACTTTGGTAAAACATATCAACCAAAGGCTCAAACACGTCTTTTGCCTTGATCTCGCTCACAGCTTGCAAAAACGCTGAATGTGTTTGAAGCATTTCACTTAATTTCTCATTCGCATCCACCTCCATTGAATCCGATTCGGgaaatttgaaagcttCAATTGGAGCCAACTTGTTCTCATCggcaacaaattcaatcctgttttcaaaattaaacgAACCAAACAATATTTGCAAAGCTTGGTTCAACCATGGATAATCAGCCAAATATTCCCAATTTTGTTCCCTTATGACATAGTATAGTCTCTTTGACACATCCTTTTCTAAGCtgttgttcaaaattgacatCAATTTTCGTCTAATTGAAACATCAACAGACCTCGTACCCACCATGAAGGGTTGCTCCATGCGAACCGTCAATTCACTACAACTGAACGAATCGTCttcaaagatttcaacaataatttgataaaactcTTTCGACAAGGTAGGCTCACCTCTAACTTCGAATAccatcatttttgataaaatcgCAGCTTTTTCCTTGGTTGTTGGGAATAAGTCTGTCCTTGAAAACACCCAGTTTTTAACAATCTTGATGATCTTTTCAAGCGTGTTTTTGTCTAAACTACGCTCAATCAATTGCGCCAACAATGACAAAAAGATACGACGTTGATCGcccaagtttgaaattctcATTGAACACAAATTtaaaatcttttccaacaacTTGGTCGTCATCTTAGCTTCAAATTCGGCATTAGCACTATCTTTTGAAGTGGATTGAGTGCCCTGGTGTGTGATCGTTATATGATCTTTGCAAAGTTTGCTAAAGGTTTTCATAATTGTGGGTAATAAAGGATCCAAGATGGCTGGCTTATACTGTGCTAAAGTCCATGAAAGCGTCACACCTGCAGCAAACGAAGGCATATCACCCAAGTCTTCTGAAACGGAAGTggtcaacaaattgataaactcCTTTAcatcatcttcctcttcctcatcttcttcagtgCCTTTTTGCTGATTGATAGCTTCCAATATGGTGCACAAGAttctttgcaaaatctCCTGGATGTCATGATTATCAGACTTGATACATTTCTCAAGTAATTTCTGCAAGTAGCTTAAATTTGACACTATCCACTCGGGGTCTTTCCACTCTAGTACAACCCCTAAGACTTCCAATGCATTCAAACAGTATCCTAACAAATTGCTCGAG
This region of Candida orthopsilosis Co 90-125, chromosome 6 draft sequence genomic DNA includes:
- a CDS encoding Gep4 protein (S. cerevisiae homolog GEP4 has phosphatidylglycerophosphatase activity, has role in phosphorylated carbohydrate dephosphorylation, cardiolipin biosynthetic process and localizes to mitochondrial matrix) produces the protein MAPSLNLSATLNVSRLLYNPGLCLPHITFKSFDQLTLPFQIPGHSNVKIKGVVLDKDNCFAKDHDDKVWPAYDSTWSKLKSLYPREHILIVSNSAGTDDDKHHAQAQTLEENTGVSVLRHSVKKPGCLDEIKQYFAKQNIKPSEIVIVGDRLFTDMVMANMMGSWGCWISEGVQLSNKIFPKLERDLYSRLVSSRKDNPWTPPTPQTTNETQPGI